The genomic DNA AGACACAAACGGTGTAGTGCTACTGGATAGACAGCATCTTTCTGACTCTAAAAATCTTGCAAAGAATCCTAAGTGCGCCGTGCGAGTAGCACCTTTCAGTATCGGTCTCATAAGTGATGGGATCATGATCGTCCGAAAGCTCGAAAATTCCTCGCTGAATGATGGTTATAATGTGGTGTTCGATCTAATCGTTACATGCATACCAGGAGAAATATTAGCATTTGAGGGGAGATTTACAtcgaattcaaaaattggtaGTCTGACGCTGTGTGATTCCCTGagattgagaaaaaaaaataaattcgTTGATAAGCTCTGTCTATTGAGTTATGAGCCATCAATAGACGAGAGAAAACGATTGCATGACATGAATGAAGCGCATCCTTCGGTGCCAAAGAGGAGGAAATGGAATCTCCAGATTGAATGAACTGAAGGTTCAACTCTAGCATATAACAAGAGATAGAATTAGACAAGCGAGCACCGGTTATTACAGTAGGTAATTTATATAGTGGAATTAGAAGGAAAGATGTAGTTCAAAAGTATTTTATGGAATTTCACTGTATGGTGGTGGAGCGTTAGAATGTCCATTTTTGTCATTTGAGGATGAGTTACCATTATCCATACTGGTGGGAGCCTGGATTTGTGGAGGTTGTATACTACCGTAGCCTTCATTCCTAGAAGCAGTGGCGCTCTGATTATGTTGCCTCCTATGGGAAGCTCCTGCTTGTCTTTCACTGTCTGCCCAACCTCTCTGATAGTAAAAAGCGTACTCTTCATCCCTCCTCAGTGGACTTGTGACAGTAATATAATAGAAAGCGTGCAGCATACCTGGTACAACACCTAGTAAAGTAAGCAAAACATTTAGCAATAGATCAGATGAGCAGAGCCCCGACCTAAAAATTACTGCAACGGGTGGTAGAAAAAATGCTATTATATAGAGTATCAGATCTGATACAGTGCAACAGCAGTATAAGCACATTTTGTTTAGTGCAAATATGAGATGTGGGGAGACTGTCTATTTCCAGTctatcttttttcttcaccgCAGTTTTCCTTATCTAACTTTACTCTATTCCTCCGCTATGGCTCAAGAAAATTTTAGCAGTTAcatttatttatatatatacgtCATTAACATTTTAGTTCAAGAGATGTAGATGCATTACCTCTTCAATGTTCCACTTCTGGATGGCCTGAACGAGTTGTACGATTTATAGTTGTGTGTATCCATTTCGGATGGCGCTCCTCTATTGTATCTTGAAGTAGCCATTCCTTGAGAAACAtaagaagaattttgatatgAGTTCGAGCGTGGAAAGTCCAAAGGATGTGTTCTGTTCCTTGAAGGTGGAAAAATTCCACCAGTTTGCACAGGTTTGAAATCCTTGCGCCTTCCGTTCTGACCCTGGCTGTTATCGTGATTCTGATATGGTGGAGGGtgataatttgaattcctacttctttttctcgaGGAGTTGCTTctgttattattattactgtAATTTCTTGATTCGTAACTATTCGAATTATCGTCGCCACCATAATCCAGATGGCTTGAAGATCGTTCTCTATTACGTTTTTGcgattttttattctttcttgGTTCGTCGTCATACATAGCACGATCAAATTCTTCGTAAGTCATATAGTCTGCGGATGACGACTGCTCTTGCTTTTGTTTCCgtaaattttgaaaatagtTAATTTTAAGTGGCTGTGACAAGTTGTCGCCGGAGAAACTACTTCCATCTTCATTTGGAACTCTTGATGAACGTCTTTTAGGACAGTCATCACCAAAATGCCCCTTAGAGCCACAGTTATAACAGTAGAGAGCATGCATCGGCAGTGATTGTTTCTGGGTGTCCTCTTTCACTACGTAGACCCTCCATATACTTGGACACCTTTCTCTTGAATGATTTTTGCTGTTGCACAAAGTGCagaacatttttttccatttttttggaCACTGTGATCGATAATGCCCAAATTCATTACAATTTGAGCACTTTATAGCTTTTGTACAATGCTGTGAGTAATGATCATCCATCGAGCCGCAGTACGTGCATATAACGTGAGGgcatttctttttcaggTGGCCCCTCTGAGAGCAGTTCATACATTTGGGCTCAGCCTCTCGAATGCCTCCgccttcatcatcatcggTAGCTCCGAAATATCGCCCCTGTCCTCTCAGCATGCGTAAACTCTCAGGATTCTCATCGACCTCGTCGATCGATGGTGCCAATAACTTTTCATTCTGGGGTACCTGCGTAAGCGGCGTAGAGTCCCGCTCGAAAGGTAGAGTATCCATACTTTCAACCTCTGAGAGCATCATGAACCAATGCTAAATGCTGAATAATCGATCGTTTCCTATCTCCCGTTCCAGTGCTTCACTAAGCTCATCGctgcatattttttctctcttaATTATactctttgtttttattcttcACGTGAGGCTTTGGAATAGAATGTTTTCAAGCAGAATGACTGACATgggaaaaatttttgataattgatggaagaaaaatacaaccTTGTTAATTAACCACAAACATTACGTTCGCTATCTGTTAGAGCGGATTTAGGTGTGTTAGACTTTGAGAATGAGTGTGTCTGAAgttgagaaaaaagttagTGATTTGTCTGTTAAAGCGGAACTGAAGGAGGGCACCGGTGAGGTTACGGCCGACAAAGCTGCCATTTGCAATGGTAAGGGCAAGGAAGATAAGCCGCAGAAAAAGTCCAAGCAGCAATCATTGTACTTGGATCCATTGCCAGGGTTTATCAATGAAAGACTTACAATGTTTGATGATTTGCAGAAGAAGTACAACGAGAAGGTAGCGTCGATGCCACATGTGCCAATTAAGGTTGTATTGAAGGACGGTTCTGTCAAAGAAGCAACATCCTGGGAAACAACTCCAATGGACATCGCGAAAGACATCTCGAAGTCTCTCTCTGAAAAAGTCTGTATCTCGAAAGTGAACGGTCAATTGTGGGATTTAGAGAGACCTTTTGAAAGTGAAGAGGAAGGTCAAGAGATCAAGTTAGAATTGCTTGATTTTGAGAGTCAAGAGGGTCAAAAGGTGTTTTGGCACTCTTCTGCGCATGTTTTGGGTGAAGCTTGTGAATGTAACATGGGTGCCCATATCTGCCTAGGTCCACCTACCGAAGATGGCTTCTTTTACGAATTTGCCCTCAAAGATAGCATGGATCCAAACGattcaaatgaaagaaCTATATCTCAGAGTGACTTTCCAAACCTAGAAGGTGTCGCGAAGAATGTCATAAAGCAGAAacagaaatttgaaagattggTTGTGTCAAAAGAAGACTTATTGAAGATGTTctattattcaaaatataagaaatatttgatcAACACAAAGATCCCAGATGGTGGATCTACCACTGTTTACCGTTGTGGCTCTTTGATCGATTTGTGTACTGGTCCACACATTCCACATACTGGTCGTATCAAATCCTTCAAGCTgttaaaaaattcttcttgttaTTTCTTGGGAGACGCAAATAACGATTCGTTACAGAGAATTTACGGTATTGCATTCCCTGATAAGAAATTGATGGACGCTcacttgaaatttttgactgAAGCTTCTCAAAGAGACCATAGAAAAATTGGTAGAGAACAAgaattgtttttcttcaatgaaatGTCACCAGGCTCTTGCTTTTGGTTACCTCACGGAACAAGAATCTACAATACATTGGTTGAGTTGCTGAGAAGTCAGTACCATAAGAGGGGCTACGAGGAAGTCATCACACCAAATATGTATAATTCCAAGTTATGGGAGACATCTGGTCATTGGGCTAACTATCAAGAGAATATGTTTACTTTTGATGttgagaaagaaagatttgGTTTGAAACCAATGAACTGTCCAGGCCACTGTCTAATGTTCAAATCAAGAGAGCGTTCTTATAGAGAATTACCGTGGAGAGTTGCCGATTTTGGTGTTATCCATAGAAATGAATTTTCGGGTGCATTATCTGGTTTAACTCGTGTCAGAAGATTTCAACAAGATGATGCCCATATTTTCTGTAGACAAGATCAAATCGAATCCGAAATTGCAGGtatctttgatttcttgaaGTACATGTACGGAGTCTTCGGTTTTGAATTCAAGATGGAATTATCTACAAGACCAGAAAAGTATGTTGGAGACTTGAAGACTTGGGATGCAGCCGAAGCAAAGCTAGAATCAGCTTTGAACAACTGGGGCGGTAAATGGGAATTGAACCCAGGTGATGGTGCTTTCTACGGTCCAAAGATTGATATCATGATTTCGGATGCTTTGAGGAGATGGCACCAATGTGCAACTATTCAGTTAGATTTCCAATTGCCAAACAGATTTGAATTATCATTCAAGTCAAAAGATAACGACGAGGCCGAAAGTTATGAAAGACCAGTAATGATTCACCGTGCTATTTTAGGTTCCGTGGAAAGAATGACAGCTATTTTAACTGAACATTTTGCAGGTAAATGGCCATTTTGGATATCTCCACGTCAAATCCTTGTCGTTCCCGTTGGTGTTAAATATCAAGATTATGCACAATCTACACGTGATAAGTTGCATGAGGCAGGATTTTATGCCGATGTGGATTTGAGTGGTAACACTTTACAAAAGAAGGTTAGAAATGGTCAAATGTTAAAATataatttcatcttcattgtgggtgaacaagaaatgaatgaaaattccGTAAATATCAGAAATAGAGATGTCATGGAACAGCAAGGAAAGAATGCGACAGTAAATGTTGATGTCGTTATAGAACAATTGAAGGTTTTGAAAGAAACCAAAAGAGGTGATAATGTTTTAGCTTAATAGTAACATATAACTAAGAATATTTATTGAactattcaatttttttgtatgcGGAGTCAAGTATCTCCTCAGTGTTCATGTCTGTTTTGAGCATTTACAGAAAACGGCAGTTCTCTTCAATCATAATTATCTTTACCCTTCCGTTCATCTTGCACAAGCGCATCGAACTCTGATTGGGAAAGATGGTCAGGAGTGTAAAATGGATCATCCTCCATATTTTGCGCTTTTCCATCTGAGCCTGGACCAGGAATATCTCCGTTGCCGCTCAGCCCTTGTCTCACCCTATTCCAAGATGAGCCTTCAGAATTCGACTCTTGACGAACTTTGTCCCAAGAGGATGGTGCTTCGTTTCCTTGGGATTGCTGAATTTTCGGCACGCcctctttcttttcatcagaaAGTCGTGTGTAGAGTCCCATAGGATCtctttgattcaaaaacgAGCTCCTCTGACCTTCGCCCTTAGTCAGTTGCTGTAGTTTTGTCGCTGGATTTGGAAACCGTCTGT from Zygotorulaspora mrakii chromosome 7, complete sequence includes the following:
- a CDS encoding zinc finger CCHC domain-containing protein (similar to Saccharomyces cerevisiae AIR1 (YIL079C) and AIR2 (YDL175C); ancestral locus Anc_7.281) produces the protein MMLSEVESMDTLPFERDSTPLTQVPQNEKLLAPSIDEVDENPESLRMLRGQGRYFGATDDDEGGGIREAEPKCMNCSQRGHLKKKCPHVICTYCGSMDDHYSQHCTKAIKCSNCNEFGHYRSQCPKKWKKMFCTLCNSKNHSRERCPSIWRVYVVKEDTQKQSLPMHALYCYNCGSKGHFGDDCPKRRSSRVPNEDGSSFSGDNLSQPLKINYFQNLRKQKQEQSSSADYMTYEEFDRAMYDDEPRKNKKSQKRNRERSSSHLDYGGDDNSNSYESRNYSNNNNRSNSSRKRSRNSNYHPPPYQNHDNSQGQNGRRKDFKPVQTGGIFPPSRNRTHPLDFPRSNSYQNSSYVSQGMATSRYNRGAPSEMDTHNYKSYNSFRPSRSGTLKR
- the SNA4 gene encoding Sna4p (similar to Saccharomyces cerevisiae SNA4 (YDL123W); ancestral locus Anc_7.282); this translates as MCLYCCCTVSDLILYIIAFFLPPVAVIFRSGLCSSDLLLNVLLTLLGVVPGMLHAFYYITVTSPLRRDEEYAFYYQRGWADSERQAGASHRRQHNQSATASRNEGYGSIQPPQIQAPTSMDNGNSSSNDKNGHSNAPPPYSEIP
- the THS1 gene encoding threonine--tRNA ligase THS1 (similar to Saccharomyces cerevisiae THS1 (YIL078W); ancestral locus Anc_7.280); this encodes MSVSEVEKKVSDLSVKAELKEGTGEVTADKAAICNGKGKEDKPQKKSKQQSLYLDPLPGFINERLTMFDDLQKKYNEKVASMPHVPIKVVLKDGSVKEATSWETTPMDIAKDISKSLSEKVCISKVNGQLWDLERPFESEEEGQEIKLELLDFESQEGQKVFWHSSAHVLGEACECNMGAHICLGPPTEDGFFYEFALKDSMDPNDSNERTISQSDFPNLEGVAKNVIKQKQKFERLVVSKEDLLKMFYYSKYKKYLINTKIPDGGSTTVYRCGSLIDLCTGPHIPHTGRIKSFKLLKNSSCYFLGDANNDSLQRIYGIAFPDKKLMDAHLKFLTEASQRDHRKIGREQELFFFNEMSPGSCFWLPHGTRIYNTLVELLRSQYHKRGYEEVITPNMYNSKLWETSGHWANYQENMFTFDVEKERFGLKPMNCPGHCLMFKSRERSYRELPWRVADFGVIHRNEFSGALSGLTRVRRFQQDDAHIFCRQDQIESEIAGIFDFLKYMYGVFGFEFKMELSTRPEKYVGDLKTWDAAEAKLESALNNWGGKWELNPGDGAFYGPKIDIMISDALRRWHQCATIQLDFQLPNRFELSFKSKDNDEAESYERPVMIHRAILGSVERMTAILTEHFAGKWPFWISPRQILVVPVGVKYQDYAQSTRDKLHEAGFYADVDLSGNTLQKKVRNGQMLKYNFIFIVGEQEMNENSVNIRNRDVMEQQGKNATVNVDVVIEQLKVLKETKRGDNVLA